AGATGCTCAGCGAAGATGATGTGCTTTGCAGGGTTTGGTCTGCTTCAAGTCTCATGCAGTTATCATTTCATGGGATAGGAAAGGAAGAGATATGTGAAGCATCAAAGGATGCATTTGCAAAGGTCTTAGCAGATGAAAAGGATATTCAGGCCTGCGGACTCATCTTGGAATCAGTGCAGACACTATACGGTAAAAAGTGGGTGAGCTCATCTGCAGTAGATGATGTCGATGAAGCAAAAATAGAAAAGGGTAGAAAATCCGCTTTAAGATTTTTGAGCAAGTTATAAGTAAGTAAAACCAAATGTTTTTAGGCAGCATATCAAAACATAATGACTATCTTTGATTATATGAAAAAATATTATTAAATTTACAAAATTGTTTTACAAAATTGTCGTTGAATACTTATGATACTTAGTGTATAATAGCGATAATAAAATGATAGGAGGACTGCATTATGGTTAAACTATTGATTGGTCACAAGGGAACAGGAAAGACCAAAATGATGATTGAACTTGCAAATACTGAAGCTGAAAAGAGTGATGGCAACATCATTTTTATCAACAAGAATGCCCGTCTGATGTATGACCTTAAGTATAAGATCAGAGTCGTTTGCATGGAGGATTATGAGCATGTAACAAATAGCGACGAATACATCGGATTTTTATATGGAATCATAAGTTCTGATCACGATATCAAGACTATTTACATAGACAGCATACTTAAGCATGCTGATTTCTCACTTGGAGATCTACCGGAGTTCTTGAAAAGACTAAAGAACATCTCTAAGGACTACGGTATGGACTTCGTTGTAAGCCTGAGCGCAGAGAAGGAAGAGATGATTGGTGTAGACTTCGCAGATTACGAGGTTTTGAACTAATTTGATAGAAGGTTATAAAATGAAAGAGGAGGTAAGACCTCCTCTCATTTTTTTGTTTGTAAATGCATGTCGCAAACTGCTAATTGTATTAATTTTGATTTGTCAAAAGTAGCTAATCATATTAAATGTGACTTGTCGCAAACTTCATGCACACTTAAGCAAACTCAGTATATTTATTCTTCGATTCTCTGATAGATACGGGTTCCGCATCTAACGCCCCAGGCCTTACCATTTCTGACAAAGAATTCCATTGATGTGTAATGAGTATCTGGGTCATCTTTTGTTCTTGCACTGAAAAGGGTGCCGTAGCATAGGTGAAGCTCAAGTGGCTCGCCTTGATATTCTGCGTGAAGCTCAAAGTCTTCTGTAAGTGTAACTATGTTATATGCAGGATTTGCCTCTCTACATATGTATTTTCCAACTATCATTTCAGGATCGAGGAATTTCTTGCCTGAAGGAATGAACCAGCGATGAATAAGGTCTAGCTCTAGCCCTAAAACTAGGTTATAGCATGCGTAGAACATATTCTCTGTAGATACTTCGCTCTCATTACACAAAACTGCAAGTCCATAGCCAGGAAGATTAGCTTCAGCTCTTACTAGGCCACCATTTGTGGAAACTCCATGAAGGCCACCTGCATGTTCACAGAGAACGCGGTCAGCCATAAGTCTCTTATTTAGACCAAAGCAGTAGAAAGGTCTTTGTCTCTCAGGAAACTCTCTTCCGATAAGGATTTCAACTGCTTCAGCAGGGATTATTTGTTTTCCTTCGTAAACGCCGTTTTGCGCAATCATAAGATAGTATTTAGCCATATCATCTGCTGTGGATTTTACGCAGGCACAGCCTCTAAATGGCGGTAAAACTGACCATACTCTATCGGAGTAGAGGTTGCCGTCTTCGTCCTTTTCAAATAGCTCCGTAATATTACCGTCACTTCCAAGCTTATTAGCTTCGCTACCATCTAGGTCTAGCACGGTTCTAGTCATGCCAAGAGGCCTAAATATACGTTCCTCAAGAAAGTTCTCAAGGCTCTGTCCTGCAGCCTTATCCACTACATAAGACAAAATAGCATAGGCATCATTGGAGTAGCTCATATATTCTCCAGGAGCACCAAGTGGTTCGTAAGCTCCGCTATTTGCAATGAAATCGATGATATCTTCTATCGTATCCATCTTATTAGGAGCGCTCTTTTTTAGCTCTCTTTCGTATTCGGAATCTCTTCCTGGAGTATTCATTACAATTGACCATTCAAGTGGTGCAATAGGTGGAACTCCAGCAGTATGCATAGCAAGATGTCTCAGTGTAACGCTTTCTCTTGGCGTTCCAGGAATACGAAACTGAGGAAAGTAGTCAGTCACAGGATCTGAGAAGTTGAGCTTTCCTTCTGCCTGAAGTACTGCACAGGCGAGTGAGGTCATGGACTTACTCATGGAAGCTATGCCCATTATCGTGTCCTTGTTAATTTCTCTGCTCTTTGCCATATCGATGTGGCCAAAGCCGTGTTCATATACGATTCCCTCAGGACCGCGAATGCATACGCTGACTCCGGGAAAGTTTTTCTCTTCAAAAATTTTATTTAGGTGTTTTGTTAAAAGGTCTAAGTTATTCATGATGTACCTCCGAATTGAATAGATAAAATATAACCCATCAAAATGGGCTTGTCAAATTACGAGCTATCTAAAACACCCTGAAATGAGATGAGAACGGAATTTTTACACTTTACATATCAAAATATGATATACTTATTACTGTTAATAATAGAGCACTTATGTGTACATTATGAAGTGAAAAATAATGCGATTTAGATATTTATCGCAGGAGAATATATATGTATAGTTCAGAGGATATAAGAGATTTTTTTAAAGAATATAAAAGCGAGGCCGTTGTCAAGGAGCATCGCTTTTACTCGGTTTTAATACCTCTCGTGGAGCGAGAGGGTAAGATGCATGTGCTCCTGGAGAAGCGCGCCGCGCATATTTCGCAGCCAGGCGAAATATGCTTCCCCGGCGGACGCATTGAGGCCGGGGAGCCGCCGCAGGCGGCGGCGCTGCGCGAGTGCAATGAAGAAATCGGCGTTCCTGTCAGCGAAATCAAGCTACTGGCACAAGGAGATACGCTCTATGGACAGGCCGATTTCACCATTTATTCCTTCATAGCGGAGATAAGTGAGGCAAGCTATGAAAGGATAAAGATAGAAAAGGATGAAGTAGAAAAATTATATTTGATACCGCTTTCATATTTTGTCGAAAATGATCCTGAATTCTATAGAGAAAAATATGAGACAAATATAAGAGAATTCCCATACGATAAGGTGGGAATACCTCCAGATTACGAGTGGAGGAGAGGCACTATGAGAATACCGATTTATGAGTATGAGGGCATAGTGATATGGGGAATGACAGCACAATTCCTTAACAGGCTGTCGACCAAGCTTAGAGAGGAAGCTTATGAATCAGATAACACCATTAATAGATAATAGAGAAAACAAGAGAGCTATGATTGCCATGAGTGGAGGTGTAGACAGCAGTGTTTCAGCCTTTCTCATAAAGAATATGGGATATGAAACCATAGGAGTTACTATGAAGCTCTATGACAACGAGATGATAGGCGAAAAGGCCTGTAATACATGTTGCAGTCTTGACGATGTTGAAGATGCGAGAAATGTCGCAAATAAGCTCGGGATTAAGTATTATGTCTTTAACTTTGAGGATGACTTTGAAAACGAGGTTATTGAGAGATTTGTAAATGCCTACGAAGAAGGTATGACTCCTAATCCTTGTATAGATTGCAATAGATACATTAAGTTCAAAAGACTCTATCAGAGAGCTAAGGAGCTAGGTCAGGATTACATCGTAACGGGTCACTATGCACGAGTGCGATTTGATGAAGAAACGGGAAGATATCAGCTTCTCAAGGCTGTAGATAAGAATAAGGACCAAAGCTATGTTCTATATTCCATAACTCAAGAGCAACTAGCACATACAATTTTCCCACTAGGCGAGATGGATGACAAGGAAGAAGTGAGACGTATAGCTGAGGAGCATGGCTTTATCAATGCAAGAAAACGCGACAGTCAGGACATTTGCTTTGTTCCAGATGGCGATTATGCTAGCTTCATAACAAGATATAGAGGCAAGGAGTATCCTCATGGTGAGTTTATAGATAAGGACGGCGAGGTACTCGGTGAACATAAGGGAATTATCAAGTATACTATAGGTCAACGCAAGGGTCTTGGACTTGCACTAAAGGAACCTATGTATGTTTGCGAAAAGAATATTATCGACAACAAAGTTATTCTTGGAAGAAATGAAGACCTGTTCAAGAAAGAGTTTGAAGCCTGTGACTTCAACTGGATAGCCTGCGAGCCACCTACTGAAGAAATGACTTTATATGTAAAGGTTAGATACAGCCAGAAGGAAAACAAGGCAAAGGTTATACCGCTTTCAGATGACAGGGTGAGAGTAATCTTTGATGAACCGCAGAGGGCTATAACAGTTGGTCAATCAGCTGTAATGTACGATGGTGACATTGTTTACGGCGGCGGAGTGATCTGCAAGGTGATTTGATTATAGTGCAGGGGGAATCCTATGGGACTATTAGCTAAAATCAACAGAATATATAGGTCTGGAAGTCAGATGTATCAAAGGAGTATGAAGTCTTCGCCAAAGAAGCTTTACCTTAGAGCAGAGATTAAGCCAGAGGGACTTTTGAGCAAGAGTCCTAGCGACAATCTTCTGATTCAAGGCGACAATAGGACAGTAATCAGAAGTCTTATAGCTGATGAAAACTTCAATCAAAAGATAAACCTTATATATGTCGATCCGCCATTCTTTTCAATGGCTGATTACGATGCAGTGCTTCAGGCCGGAGAAAAGAGCTTTAAGCACACAGCATATAAGGATAGCTGGTCGTATGGAATGTCCGAGTATCTAAAAATGCTTGCGTCAAGGCTCCTTTTGATGAGAGAACTTTTAAGTGATGATGGTGTGCTTTGCCTTCATCTAGACTGGCACGCGTCTCATTATGCGAGAGTACTGCTCGATGAAATTTTTGGCAGTGAAAACTTCGTAAACGAGATAATTTGGAACTATAAGTCTGGCGGTAGCACTAACAAAAGATTTTCGCGCAAACACGATAATATTTTGATCTATTCAAAGACAAAGAAATTCAAGTTTAGACCGCAAAAGGAAAAGTCATATAACAGAGGCTTCAAGCCATATAGATTTAAAGGTGTTGAGGAATTTCAGGACGACATCGGATGGTACACCATGGTTAACATGAAGGATGTCTGGAGCATCGATATGGTTGGAAGAACTTCGGCTGAGCGCACGGGTTATGCAACACAAAAGCCGGAGCAGCTCATAAATAGGATCATCGAGGCATTCACAGATGAGGGCGATATAGTTGCTGACTTTTTCTGCGGAAGCGGAACTGTTGGCGCTGCAGCATCAAAGCTAGATAGACGCTTTGTTATAGCCGACATCGGAAAGCTTGCAATTGCAACTTCAACGGCAAGGCTTTTCAAAGAAAACGCTAGCTTTACCATACTTGATACGAAAAAGCCAAAGACTTCATCTCTAAAGTCAAAAGTAAATATTTGTTCAGATAAGAACGATGTATCAGGAATATATGAGATTATGGTTGAGCTCGAGAGCATAAAGCTTAACAGGGCAGAGAGTAAGCTTGAAGCAGATGAAATAGAGAAGATAAAAACTCTCATAGATGAGAATCCATTAAGCCTTATCCTTGCGTGGAGTATAGACTTTGACTATGATGGAAGCGTGCATAGGCCTGAAATTATCGAAGTGAGTGAGGGTGGAAAGCTTAAGACATGCTTCAGCAGTTTTAAGACTGATAAGACGCCAATTTCTATAAACATTTTAGATATTTTTGGAAATGTGGAGCACAAGGTATATGAAGTTTAATATTTAAAATTAGCTTTTGCTGTGGTAATATAGACAGGAACGTTTATTATACTCGGAGTAGAGGCTTGCGCTCATAGCTCAGTGGATAGAGTACCACACTCCGAATGTGGTGGCGAGGGTTCGATCCCCTCTGAGCGCACCATAGAATTTAGGGAGAACGCGATGGATAGAGGATCAAAGGTAAGAATAGTAACTGCAGTTGTAGTGTTTTCAATTTCACTAGGGCTTTTCATTTTTGCTCAGCTGCTTCATCAGACAGAGGTGAAATATGTATCTCAGGAGAGCAAGGGAGAAGAGACTATCCTAAAGTGCAACTATAACGGTGACGAGGATGAATATAGCTCCAAGGATGTGTTTTATGTAAAGACTACTCAGAAAGTAGAACTCAAGAAGGGTGATACTATGACAATCTTTCACTTCGGAAATCCAGAGGAAAAAGATGGTCACTACGAGATAAAGTCGGTTCACGTAACCAAGCATACGAGCGGAAAATAAAATACCAAAAAAGACCTCTACGGCGCTGATTACAGCATGTAGAGGTTTTATTTTGCTATTTATTTTTGATATAAAATATATCTATTTTTTTAGTCCAAGACCAAAGTTATCCTTGACTCTTCTCATAGTTTTGTCTGCAATCGCATTCGCTCTTTCAGCACCATCTTTTAGAATTTCGATAAGCTCATCTGAATGTCTAATCTGCTCATATCTTTCTTTGATAGGTGCAAGGGCGTTTACAGTTATTTCTACGAGGTCCTTCTTAAAATCGCCATAGCCTTTACCTTCATACTTTGCTTCTATATCGGAGATCGTCTCGCCTGAAAGAACGCTATAAATATTGAGAAGATTGCTTACACCCGGCTTATTCTCTATGTCGAATTTGATGATTCCTTCAGAATCCGTAGTAGCCTTCATTATTGATTTCTTAATCTTGTTAGCATCATCTAGTAGAGAAATACGACTGTGAACATTTGGTGCAGATTTACTCATCTTCTGAGTAGGGTCATCAAGAGCCATAACTCGTGCGCCTTCCTTCATAAATCTTCCGTCTGGAATCACAAAGGTTTTCTTTCTTGTATTATTAATTCTTGTCGCGATGTTTCTGCAAAGCTCAATGTGCTGTTTCTGGTCGTTTCCGACAGGAACCACATCTGTATCATATAAAAGAATGTCAGCTGCCATGAGGACAGGGTACATCAAAAGTCCCGCTGGCGCAGATTCCTTGTTTTGGCTCTTTGACTTAAACTGCGTCATGCGATAGAGCTCGCCGGTGTATGAGTTACATGTCAAAATCCAAGAAAGCTCCGTGTGAGCAGGAACGTCTGACTGAACAAATACTATTGAGCGCTTAGGATCCACTCCGATTGCAAGGTATAAAGCTGCAACGTCAAGTATATGCTCTCTAAGCTCCTTAGGATCCTGATTTACGGTGATTGCATGCTGGTCAACTATGCAGTAAAGACACTCGTGGTCCTCCTGTAATTCAACAAACTGACGCAGTGCACCTAGATAGTTTCCTAAGTGAATATTGCCTGTAGGTTGTACGCCGGAAAAAACTCTTTTCATATTATAAAACGCCTCGTTTCTGTTCTTTTGATTTTTACATCAGTTATATTAACTTTATCACATCAAACTTATGTAGTCAATTTGACATAGGCTGTTAATAATGATAATCTTAAACCAAATGGAATCTTTTAAATGAAATAAGGAGAAAGCCAATAATGATGAATAAAAGAAAGCTGCGTCTAGAGCAGAAATTCCATAGATTTGAGAATCTTAGGGAGCTACTAAAAACCTCTGCCGAAAAGTATGCAGATAGAGTTGCGTATGTAACAAAAGTAAGAGGAAGCAACAAAGAGGTTAGCTATATAAATACAACATATAAGATGCTTTTAGATGAGATGAACTATCTAGGTTCAGCTCTTTGGGAACTTGGATATAACAACTCAAGACTTGCAGTTTTGGGAGATAATAGCTATCACTGGTGTCTATCATATTTTGCGACAGCATGTGGACTTGGCGTAGTTGTTCCACTTGATAAAATGCTTCAGAAGGATGAACTTATCGGACTTCTTCAGAGAAGTGAATGCACAGCTATCTTCTGCGACAAGAAGAGCTACAAGACTGTCAAGGAAATCATGGACGAGGGTAATACTTCACTTAAGGTTGCAATAGGTATGGACTTTGCACCTGAGGGAGGTCTTTGTATACATGACCTTTTAGATAGAGGTAAGGAACTTGTAGAATCTGGCTATACTGAGTATACTGAGGCGCCTATAGATCCAGAAGCTATGTCATTCCTTCTATTTACATCGGGAACGACATCTGCATCAAAGGCAGTTATGCTATCGCACAGCAACATCATGTCTGTAAACTACAGCATGAACCTCGAAGAGGAATTCTTCCCAGATGATGTAAACCTCATGATTTTGCCACTTCATCATATCTACGGAATGATGGGCATGATTACTTTCATATCTCAGGGAATGAAGAATGCCTTCTTTGATGGTCTAAAATATATTTTGATTAACATGAAGGAATACGAGGTTTCTGTTTTGATGACAGTTCCACTACTCCTTGAGAACATGTATCGCAAGATTATCAAAGCCGCAGAAAAGCAAGGAATGGGTGGAAAGATAGAAAAAGCCCTCAAAATCTGTGCTATTTCAGAGAAATTTGGTATCAATATTAGACGCAAGGTATTTAAGTCTATAATCGACCAGCTCGGAGGCAAAATAAGATTTATTATCAATGGTGCGGCAGCGCTTGATCCAGTCGTAGCAAAAGGTATGAACGATTTTGGGATTCTAACAGTTCAGGGGTATGGACTTACAGAAACTGCGCCAACAATTGCCAGTGAATCTCAGTTTAATATAAGACATGGTTCAGTCGGAAAGCTAATGCCTTTTGTTGAGGGTAGAATCGATAGTCCAGACGAAAACGGAATCGGAGAGCTTGTAGTTCGTGGAGAAAATGTAATGCTCGGCTACTACAATGACGAGGCTGCAACCAAAGAAGTTATCGTCGATGGATGGTTCCACACAGGCGACCTTGCTCGCTTTGATAATGATGATTTCCTATGGCTCATGGGACGTAAGAAGAACGTAATCGTAATGAAGAACGGAAAGAATGTTTTCCCTGAAGAAATAGAGAATCTAGTGGGGCTACTTCCTTATGTAGATGAGTGCATGTTATTCTCTAGAAACCGCCAAAACGATGTGGTTTTGTGGATGAAAGTAGTATATAATAAAGAGTACCTAAGTGAGAATAATTTAACTGTTGAACAGTTAGAAAAGCAGTTTGATAAAGACCTAGATAAGATTAATGAGGGTATGCCTGCTTACAAGATGGTTAAGCGCTTCTTCTTATCAGATAGGCCAACAATCAAGACTACAACTCAGAAGACTAAGAGACCACTCGAGCTTGAGCAGATTGAGAAGGAACTTAGCGAAAGAGGCATTCAAGCATAGCTTGCGGAGGTGAGTATGAATTTTATATTTGAATCAACCGTATGCCAAGTCGTATTTTGGCTTGTGCTTGCACTAGCATTTGTGATTATAGAGGCCATAACACTTGGTCTTACAACCATTTGGTTTGCAGGAGGAAGCGTAGCTGCTTTGATTGCAGGAATCCTAGGTGCAGAGTTTTGGCTACAATTTGTCATATTCCTATGCGTTTCAGTAGTCCTTCTCGCATTTACGAGAAAGATATTTGTCAAAAAGCTAAAGACAGGTGAATACAAGACAAATACCATGACATTGATAGGTGAGCGTGGCAAAGCTATATCGGATATATATTTTGATGGAAATGGACGCGTTAGAGTAGGTACACAGGAATGGAGTGCTATGCCCGAAAACGATGACGATGTTATCAAAGCAGGAGCGGAGGTCGAAGTTCTTGAAATAAAAGGTGTTAAAGTTATTGTAAGAGAGTTAGTTAAATAGGAGTTTGCAATGGAAGAGATACTAAAAATTTTTATTGGACTTATATTCATTGTGATCGCTGTAGCAGTAATCGCAAGCAATGTAAGAATCGTGCCTCAGGCAAAGTCATATGTAATTGAGAGACTAGGAGCTTATCACCAGACATGGCAGGTAGGACTTCACTTCAAAATTCCACTAATCGACAAGATTGCAAGGAAGGTTTCACTGAAGGAGAAAGTTATCGACTTCCCACCACAGCCGGTAATCACTAAGGATAATGTAACCATGGAAATCGATACAGTTATCTACTTCCAGATTACAGATCCTAAGCTATATGCTTACGGTGTAGAAAGCCCAATGGACGCTATCGAAAATCTAACAGCTACAACACTAAGAAACATTATCGGTGACCTTGAGCTTGATGAATCTCTCACAAGTAGAGAAACAATCAACTCCAAAATCAGAGTAGTCCTAGACGAAGCTACAGACCCTTGGGGAATCAAGATTAACCGTGTAGAAGTTAAGAATATTACGCCTCCTGGAGATATCCAGAGAGCCATGGAAAAGCAGATGAGAGCTGAGCGTGAACGTCGTGAAGCGATCATTAGAGCTGAGGGTGAGAAAAAGTCTGCAGTCCTCACAGCAGAGGGTAACAAGCAGGCTACAATCCTTGAGGCTGAGGCTAAGAAGCAGGCAACAATCTTGGAAGCAGAAGCTCAGAAGCAGGCTGCAATTTGCGCCGCTGAAGGTGAAGCGCAAGCAATCAAAATGGTACAGCAGGCTACTGCTGATGGTATCAGAATGCTCGTTGAAGCGCAGCCTAACCAAGAGGTTATCGCTCTTAAGAGCTTAGATTCATTTGTTAAGGCTGCAGATGGTCAGGCTACCAAGATTATCATTCCTTCAGAGATAGCGGGAATTGCGGGTCTTGCAGCATCAGTTAAGGAATTGACAAAACAGGATTAGACAGCAGAGTATTTGTATAGAGCATTTTAGCTAACAGGGGTTTTATTTGTATCAAAGCTCAGATATTTATCAAGCTATAAATAAGCAGACAAACAAGTATAAACCACGCTCCACTGCAATGCAGTGGAGTTTTTTCGTGCAAAAATTTATAGTCCACCCACACGATAATTCAGAGTGCCATTCAAATATCAAGCTGAAAATACAAACTGAGATTTACCAAAAAATGGTATTGACCATCTATGGGGAAGCAGTTAGACTTTCAGTAAGGGAGATGGGAAAATATGGAAAACATGCAGTTATATATTAAACATAGTGACAGGGAGTTTAGTAGCAGACTAGCTAAGAGTTTCTGCCTTTGTGATGGAGTTAATGTATATATTGAGGAACCATCAGAGCATGTTTTACTGGGATGTATTGTTTTGTCTTTTGATGTATATGATAGAGATAAATACACAAGACATGTAGCGCTTAGCATGAATTCTGATGATGAGATTCTTTTAGCAGATACCTGCACTTTATATATCTTTTCAAGCTCTGTAGTAATCATTGAGAAGCTTAGATTTATTTTTGGATATAAGGAAAATCCTGGGACTGAGGAACTTAACAAATGCAAACTAATGAGTTTTGTATCCGAAAAGAGCTATTGCGGTACTAGCACAAGCGCCCTGGCCTTTAGCTATATCATGGATGTGAGGTTTGGGATTAAGACTGCATACTTGAGTCTCTCTCACAGTAATTATAGAGCTATAGAATTTCTTAGAGGAAGTCT
The nucleotide sequence above comes from Eubacterium sulci ATCC 35585. Encoded proteins:
- a CDS encoding thiouridylase, coding for MNQITPLIDNRENKRAMIAMSGGVDSSVSAFLIKNMGYETIGVTMKLYDNEMIGEKACNTCCSLDDVEDARNVANKLGIKYYVFNFEDDFENEVIERFVNAYEEGMTPNPCIDCNRYIKFKRLYQRAKELGQDYIVTGHYARVRFDEETGRYQLLKAVDKNKDQSYVLYSITQEQLAHTIFPLGEMDDKEEVRRIAEEHGFINARKRDSQDICFVPDGDYASFITRYRGKEYPHGEFIDKDGEVLGEHKGIIKYTIGQRKGLGLALKEPMYVCEKNIIDNKVILGRNEDLFKKEFEACDFNWIACEPPTEEMTLYVKVRYSQKENKAKVIPLSDDRVRVIFDEPQRAITVGQSAVMYDGDIVYGGGVICKVI
- a CDS encoding tryptophanyl-tRNA synthetase; the protein is MKRVFSGVQPTGNIHLGNYLGALRQFVELQEDHECLYCIVDQHAITVNQDPKELREHILDVAALYLAIGVDPKRSIVFVQSDVPAHTELSWILTCNSYTGELYRMTQFKSKSQNKESAPAGLLMYPVLMAADILLYDTDVVPVGNDQKQHIELCRNIATRINNTRKKTFVIPDGRFMKEGARVMALDDPTQKMSKSAPNVHSRISLLDDANKIKKSIMKATTDSEGIIKFDIENKPGVSNLLNIYSVLSGETISDIEAKYEGKGYGDFKKDLVEITVNALAPIKERYEQIRHSDELIEILKDGAERANAIADKTMRRVKDNFGLGLKK
- a CDS encoding peptidase, whose product is MEEILKIFIGLIFIVIAVAVIASNVRIVPQAKSYVIERLGAYHQTWQVGLHFKIPLIDKIARKVSLKEKVIDFPPQPVITKDNVTMEIDTVIYFQITDPKLYAYGVESPMDAIENLTATTLRNIIGDLELDESLTSRETINSKIRVVLDEATDPWGIKINRVEVKNITPPGDIQRAMEKQMRAERERREAIIRAEGEKKSAVLTAEGNKQATILEAEAKKQATILEAEAQKQAAICAAEGEAQAIKMVQQATADGIRMLVEAQPNQEVIALKSLDSFVKAADGQATKIIIPSEIAGIAGLAASVKELTKQD